The genomic stretch TCACCCTGCAGGCCGGCCGACTCGGCGCCTGGACCCTCGACCTGCCGAACGGCCGCCTCGTTGCATCTGCCCAATGCAAGATGATCTTCGGCCGGCCCGCGGCCGATACCTTCACGCTGGCCGACATCGAAGCCAGCCTGGTGGCCAAGGACCGCGTCACCTGGCGCGAAGCGCTCGAGGCGGCGATGCAGGGCGAGGGATATCTCGAAGCCGATCTGCGTATCATGACCCCCGACGACGAGGAGCGCTGGATCGAGATCCGGTCGCAGACGCGGTTCGATGCGGATTCCAAGCCGATGACCCTCGCCGGGGTCGTCCTCGACATCACCGAAAGGCGGGCCGCCGAGGCCCAGCGAGACCTGTTGACGCGCGAGTTGAGCCACCGGGTCAAGAACACCCTCGCCACCGTGCAGTCGATCGTCTCGCAGTCGCTTCGGGACGGCGGCGTCCCTCCCACGGTCGCGACCACCATCGCCGACCGGCTGCAGGCCCTGGCGACGGCGCACGACGTGCTGACCCAGCAGGGATGGACCAGCGCCGATATCGGCGAAGTGGTGTCGGCGACGCTCGCGCCATTCAACAGTCAGGTGAAGCGCATCGCGTTCGGTGGGCCCAGGGTGCGGCTCTCGGCGCGCGCGACGACGGCGATCGCTCTGGCCCTGCATGAGCTCTCGACCAACGCCATCAAGTATGGCGCGCTTGCCAACACCACCGGCAGGATACGGGTGAACTGGGAACTCGAGGACGAGCATCTGGTGCTGAGCTGGACGGAAAGCGATGGTCCCGCCGTGGTCAAGCCCTCGCGGCGCGGGTTCGGCACGAGGCTGATCGACACCGCTCTGGCCGGGACCACTTTCGGCACGGTGGATATGGATTTCCGCCCCACCGGTCTCCGCTTCACCTTCCGTGCGCCCGTAGCCAGCCTCGTCGAGCCCGAGACCATTCGTCCTTATTGACCCCATACGCCTCGGGCGCCGGACATCGAACCCGTTTCCTTTGGCGCCCGAGTCTGATCTGAGACGGCGGAGCCACCTCCCTGGATCCCGCCATGACCCGATCGCCGCACGACGACTTCGCCGACGCCCTCGCCACCTACGAAACCGAGCGCGATGTGGGCCTCGCGCTGCATCGGCTGGCCGAGGCGCTGGTCGGGGTGAAGCTCTTCACCATGACGGCCGACAATCCCTCGGGCGGCTATGTGCGGCGGGTCTATTCGAGCGACGAGGCGGCCTATCCGGTGCTCGGCACCAAGCCGATCGTC from Devosia sp. A16 encodes the following:
- a CDS encoding HWE histidine kinase domain-containing protein gives rise to the protein MNDQQEHQRIDAELHRLAGGSDPFAAAVRATRMPMLITDPRQDDNPIVFVNDAFAKLTGYARAETLGRNCRFLQGPGTSTADVARIRDAIDRRVPIEIELLNYRRNGTTFWNKLLISPVFDSDGELTFFFASQFDVTPERERISRLATDREMLEAEIENRILDLGAAEERLRFTLQAGRLGAWTLDLPNGRLVASAQCKMIFGRPAADTFTLADIEASLVAKDRVTWREALEAAMQGEGYLEADLRIMTPDDEERWIEIRSQTRFDADSKPMTLAGVVLDITERRAAEAQRDLLTRELSHRVKNTLATVQSIVSQSLRDGGVPPTVATTIADRLQALATAHDVLTQQGWTSADIGEVVSATLAPFNSQVKRIAFGGPRVRLSARATTAIALALHELSTNAIKYGALANTTGRIRVNWELEDEHLVLSWTESDGPAVVKPSRRGFGTRLIDTALAGTTFGTVDMDFRPTGLRFTFRAPVASLVEPETIRPY